AAACATGGCGGGGGAATTGGTTCTAGAATTTACAACGCACGGTGGCCGGAgttaatttataaacataccataatatttaaattacatgCTTAGCCTTCAATCtgtcattattattattattaattattattattattttagaaaagtGGGCATCGAAGACATGTTGAGACATAAGAGACATCAGAATAGACACGAAGGGCAAATATAGGCTTGTTAAAGGGTTGAGTAGGGCCCCGGGCtttaacctcaaaagttgGGGTTTCGGAAGGAATTTGGGCATGCAGTTCGAGAGTTAAgtccgtccatatgaaatatgaatgctcgccaagtTTGGTGTCAATCGAACATTGTATGGACAATGCACAACACCGTATGACACCTGAATCATGTCtactagaatgaaaatggctcaaaatgaaTTGGAGGGGTaccatggtgttagctctccaccacccctggcccatgtggcctaagtgagctatcctgtggcacatacgtgtgtcacaacgtgggcgagcgtgccgagacgagtgtctcgggcgacttcctttgaaattgatttttgaagGACGGTACCGGACGACACAAGTGTGCTGGTATTGCGTCCTAGCccgcgtgttggaggttgctacatacacccgctatccagtacggtatccgtaaatgacttggcatgggcacgggagggcctatgcctcgatagaacccggaTGGATAGATGTTCGGGAAGTCCCAATGAGATGAACAACAAGCGGGCCCATTCTCGATAGCATGACTGAATGAGTTATGATGGCCGACGACATCCCGAGACTCGGGATGGCGTTAAGACATATGGACCTTGTCGAGGGGGATCGAGATggcaagatgagatgcgatGTTGCATTGAGAGACATTGGCCCGAGTAGAGCCAAGGTCAagccgaatgacttggcctagtgtagaagcaagtcggatgtgtcgcagacgattgaacatgcacgcacaggcggcgtgtgtggttgaacaagcttggattccgcacaagcaatgttcgattggcgaagacaaacctcgcctaaggtccgatgaagccacaaagccggggcgaaaattatatatggagcttaattccccttaaggctagtcgtgagcgtgtcaagatcacgacgccGCACGGTAAAAAATGTAGGACTGTGAcacctagcagacgcattgtAAAACTATGAACCTGACGGCTATACGTAACGagttaaagcagacaatatctgctagtagtgcgCTTGGActactacaaatggtattagagccaaataGGGAGCCGTGCTAGTGAGGGCGTTGACACccaaggggtgaattgtgttATCTCATGTCGATGTGTGAAAACCTGTCTCTAGCAACCGTACAAGCTAAAGATTATTCGTTTATTTAGATGTGTGTTAATTGGGAAAATTTATAAGCCACGTCATCACCATCAACAATGGACTGGAGTGGAGCTAGCTAGAGCTACCTGCTCGAACTCTCGATCCTCGGAAAAAGCTCAAACTGCGTTCTCATGTCAAACGTCGTCGTCTTGGACAACGGCGGCGGTCTCATAAAAGCCGGCTTCGGCGGCGACCTCGATCCCTCCGTCATAATCCCTAACTGCCTCTACCGTCCTCTCTCCGCCAAGAAATGGCTCCACCCTTCTCCAATCTCCAtttccaccaccaccaccaccgccgccgctgAAGCCTCCTCCGATCTCGACCTCACATCGGCCTCCGTCCGCCGCCCCATAGACCGAGGTTATCTCATAAACCCCGACCTGCAGCGTGACATTTGGTCTCACCTCTTCACCTCTCTTCTTCACGTTAGTCCCTCTAATTCCTCCCTCCTCTTGACGGAACCTCTCTTCACTCTCCCTTCCATTCAACGCGCCACCGACGAGCTCATTTTCGAGGATTTCAATTTTGGTTCTCTCTATGTTTCAGATTCTCCTTCTTTAGTTCACTTCTATGAGGCCAGCCGCCGCCCGACGAGCCTCCTATCTAGGGCACAGTGTAGCCTTGTTGTTGACTGTGGGTTTTCTTTCACTCATGCGGCTCCAGTGTTCCAGAACTTCACTTTGAACTACGCTGTTAAACGCATCGACCTGGGAGGGAAGGCATTGACGAACTATTTGAAGGAGTTGGTTTCATATCGCGCTTTGAATGTTATGGATGAAACCTTCATCATAGACGACGTCAAAGAGAAGCTCTGCTTTGTCTCCCTTAACGTCCCCCGCGACCTCCAGATAGCGAGGTTTGCACCTATTTTCTTCCAGGGCAGGGTTTTGGAGTTTTCTAATGATTTCCCAGATGAATTTTGCTGGGATTGTTTGAAATTCCTcattcttttgttattttcagACTATTTGTTTCTTAGGAAAATGTTGGTGAAGAGATGCTAGAACACCATTTTTTCCAGGTTATGAGGCTAGTT
The nucleotide sequence above comes from Cucurbita pepo subsp. pepo cultivar mu-cu-16 chromosome LG11, ASM280686v2, whole genome shotgun sequence. Encoded proteins:
- the LOC111805150 gene encoding actin-related protein 6, coding for MSNVVVLDNGGGLIKAGFGGDLDPSVIIPNCLYRPLSAKKWLHPSPISISTTTTTAAAEASSDLDLTSASVRRPIDRGYLINPDLQRDIWSHLFTSLLHVSPSNSSLLLTEPLFTLPSIQRATDELIFEDFNFGSLYVSDSPSLVHFYEASRRPTSLLSRAQCSLVVDCGFSFTHAAPVFQNFTLNYAVKRIDLGGKALTNYLKELVSYRALNVMDETFIIDDVKEKLCFVSLNVPRDLQIARKPGKENLFRCTYVLPDGISYTRGFVKNPDEAKRYLSLTDEASSPSLGVKNDETELDVSEKTENRKKIDLTKNEFDLTNERFLVPEMIFHPIDLGMNQAGLAECIVRAVNSCHPHLHPVLYESIVLTGGSTLFHNFAERLEKELRPIVPDECKVKITTQEDPILGVWRGGSLLASSPSFEAMCVTKAEYEELGSARCRKRFLH